A stretch of Methylogaea oryzae DNA encodes these proteins:
- a CDS encoding BolA family protein produces MDVADVRNLIEAALPDCRVAVEGEGCNFSCVVVSPGFQALGSLQRQRLVLAALQAPLASGALHAITVKAYTPEEWEPLRSAAAAELVRLQ; encoded by the coding sequence ATGGATGTCGCCGACGTGCGGAACCTGATCGAGGCGGCCTTGCCGGACTGCCGGGTGGCGGTGGAGGGCGAGGGCTGCAATTTTTCCTGCGTGGTGGTGAGCCCCGGCTTCCAGGCCTTGGGTTCCTTGCAGAGGCAGCGGCTGGTGCTGGCGGCGCTGCAAGCGCCCCTGGCCAGCGGCGCGCTGCACGCGATCACCGTCAAGGCTTATACGCCGGAGGAATGGGAGCCTTTGCGCAGCGCCGCGGCGGCGGAATTGGTGCGGTTGCAATGA
- a CDS encoding methyl-accepting chemotaxis protein has translation MFGFSKTSQAIQQLLEAALDMEEERFKRLAQAHPAEAKLLENVLRVINQANVRLIDVADFATETVSVIAKEQITGHDFYQQLNDVAENTHSIMAAIEEMSVTANEIARNAAQAATAAEQSQQATQQSFDSVQQLVSQMESLTQAIRMTGQDINRFVQDVRSIGEFTARVRNIADQTNLLALNAAIEAARAGEYGRGFAVVADEIRKLAAVSGDAAQEIDKVAASVDQQSVHVVEQVGTAEQRLQQSQGMLADMRSLLSSASDAARESSDRVGSIAVAAEEQSHVSADMASNAASLSASMDNVRALYQGILHTMDHLVQLGGSQLNLLAQWQTPAMLTTVAKGDHALWVNKVNKALIAHDTTINPNELTDHHACRLGKWYDGPGMERFGAMADFKELLPIHEKVHVTGKRIVEAVRQGRSGEARTMAAELEVLSSDVKKQLDKLNADIWGQRHAKG, from the coding sequence GTGTTTGGCTTTTCCAAGACTTCGCAGGCGATACAACAACTACTCGAGGCGGCCCTGGACATGGAGGAGGAGCGCTTCAAGCGGCTCGCCCAGGCCCACCCGGCCGAGGCGAAGTTGTTGGAGAACGTGCTGCGCGTCATCAATCAGGCCAACGTGCGTCTGATCGACGTGGCGGATTTCGCCACGGAAACCGTGTCGGTCATCGCCAAAGAGCAGATCACCGGCCACGACTTCTACCAGCAGCTCAACGACGTGGCGGAGAACACCCACAGCATCATGGCGGCCATCGAGGAAATGTCCGTCACCGCCAACGAAATCGCCCGCAACGCCGCCCAGGCGGCGACCGCCGCCGAGCAGAGCCAGCAGGCCACCCAGCAAAGCTTCGACAGCGTGCAGCAACTCGTGTCGCAAATGGAAAGCCTGACCCAGGCCATACGGATGACGGGCCAGGACATCAACCGCTTTGTGCAGGACGTGCGCAGCATCGGCGAGTTCACCGCCCGGGTGCGCAACATCGCCGACCAGACCAACTTGCTGGCCTTGAACGCCGCCATCGAAGCGGCCCGCGCCGGGGAATACGGCCGAGGTTTCGCCGTGGTGGCGGACGAGATCCGCAAGCTGGCCGCCGTGTCCGGCGATGCCGCCCAGGAAATCGACAAAGTGGCCGCTTCCGTCGACCAGCAATCGGTGCACGTGGTGGAGCAGGTGGGCACGGCGGAACAACGGCTACAGCAAAGCCAGGGCATGCTGGCCGATATGCGCTCGCTGTTGTCGTCGGCCAGCGACGCGGCGCGCGAATCCAGCGACCGGGTGGGCAGCATCGCCGTGGCCGCCGAGGAACAGAGCCACGTCAGCGCGGACATGGCCTCCAACGCTGCCAGCCTGTCGGCCAGCATGGACAACGTGCGCGCGCTGTATCAAGGGATTTTGCACACCATGGACCATTTGGTGCAGCTGGGCGGTTCGCAGCTGAACCTGCTGGCCCAGTGGCAGACGCCGGCCATGCTGACCACGGTCGCCAAGGGCGACCACGCCTTATGGGTGAACAAGGTCAACAAAGCGTTGATCGCCCACGACACCACCATCAACCCGAACGAATTGACCGATCACCACGCCTGCCGGCTGGGCAAATGGTACGACGGCCCGGGCATGGAGCGCTTCGGCGCCATGGCCGATTTCAAGGAGTTGCTGCCTATCCACGAAAAGGTTCACGTGACCGGCAAGCGCATCGTCGAGGCGGTGCGGCAGGGCCGCTCGGGCGAAGCCAGAACCATGGCGGCGGAACTGGAGGTTTTGTCGAGCGATGTGAAAAAGCAGCTCGACAAGCTGAACGCCGACATTTGGGGGCAGCGCCACGCCAAGGGCTGA
- the nifB gene encoding nitrogenase cofactor biosynthesis protein NifB — translation MELPVLNAEPAVKKGGCSASSCGSTDDQMNHLPDHIREKVQNHPCYSEDAHHYFARMHVAVAPACNIQCHYCNRKYDCANESRPGVVSELYTPEQAVRKVKAVAATIPQMTVLGIAGPGDPLANPERTFATFRMLSEQAPDIKLCVSTNGLALPESVEELSKHNIDHVTITINTVDPDIGAEIYPWVFWKNQRIKGRAGAEILIEQQQRGLEMLSERGILTKINSVMIPGINDKHLVEVSKIVKGKGAFLHNVMPLIAEAEHGTFYGVMGQRGPNAEELQELQDACAGDMNMMRHCRQCRADAVGLLGEDRGAEFTLDKIEAMDIDYEEAMKKRQAIQSAILEEMTAKRVEKQETLVQLQVESAALDTPPALFAVATQGQGVINQHFGHAKEFLIYEASPQGVRFIMHRKVEQYCSGDDTCGEAESALDLSIRTLKDCAAVLCSKIGYGPWEKLEEAGIIPNGEHAMEAIEPAVMAVYKELAESGRLVDKKREAMRAVG, via the coding sequence ATGGAACTCCCTGTGCTCAACGCCGAACCCGCCGTGAAGAAAGGCGGCTGCAGCGCCTCTTCCTGCGGCTCCACCGACGACCAGATGAACCACCTGCCGGACCACATCCGCGAGAAGGTGCAGAACCATCCCTGCTATTCGGAAGACGCCCACCACTATTTCGCCCGCATGCACGTGGCGGTGGCGCCGGCCTGCAATATCCAGTGCCACTACTGCAACCGCAAGTACGACTGCGCCAACGAATCGCGCCCCGGCGTGGTGTCCGAGCTGTATACGCCGGAACAGGCGGTGCGCAAGGTCAAGGCGGTGGCCGCCACCATCCCGCAGATGACCGTGCTGGGCATCGCCGGTCCCGGCGATCCCCTGGCCAATCCGGAGCGCACCTTCGCCACCTTCCGCATGCTGTCCGAGCAGGCGCCGGACATCAAGCTGTGCGTGTCCACCAACGGCCTGGCCCTGCCCGAATCGGTGGAAGAGCTGTCCAAGCACAACATCGACCACGTCACCATCACCATCAACACGGTGGACCCGGACATCGGCGCGGAAATCTATCCCTGGGTGTTCTGGAAGAACCAGCGCATCAAGGGCCGGGCCGGCGCGGAAATCCTCATCGAGCAGCAGCAGCGCGGCCTGGAGATGCTCAGCGAGCGCGGCATCCTCACCAAGATCAACTCGGTGATGATTCCCGGCATCAACGACAAGCACCTGGTGGAAGTCAGCAAGATCGTCAAAGGCAAGGGCGCCTTTTTGCACAACGTCATGCCGCTGATCGCCGAAGCCGAGCACGGCACGTTCTACGGCGTCATGGGCCAGCGCGGCCCCAACGCCGAGGAGTTGCAGGAGCTGCAAGACGCCTGCGCCGGCGACATGAACATGATGCGCCACTGCCGCCAGTGCCGCGCCGACGCCGTGGGCCTGCTGGGCGAAGACCGCGGCGCCGAGTTCACCCTGGACAAGATCGAAGCCATGGACATCGACTACGAAGAGGCCATGAAGAAGCGCCAGGCGATCCAGTCCGCCATCCTGGAGGAAATGACCGCCAAGCGCGTGGAAAAGCAGGAAACCCTGGTGCAGTTGCAAGTGGAGTCCGCCGCCCTGGACACCCCACCGGCCCTATTCGCCGTCGCCACCCAAGGCCAGGGCGTCATCAACCAGCACTTCGGCCACGCCAAGGAATTCCTCATCTACGAGGCCTCCCCGCAAGGCGTGCGCTTCATCATGCACCGCAAGGTGGAGCAATACTGTTCGGGGGATGACACCTGCGGCGAAGCGGAATCCGCCCTGGACCTGTCCATCCGCACCCTCAAGGACTGCGCCGCCGTGTTGTGCTCCAAGATCGGCTACGGCCCGTGGGAGAAGCTGGAAGAAGCCGGCATCATCCCCAACGGCGAACACGCCATGGAAGCCATCGAACCGGCGGTGATGGCGGTCTACAAAGAGTTGGCCGAATCCGGCCGCCTGGTGGACAAGAAGCGGGAGGCTATGCGGGCGGTGGGTTAG
- the nifE gene encoding nitrogenase iron-molybdenum cofactor biosynthesis protein NifE has protein sequence MKSNKDIAELLNEPACEHNKKEKSGCAKPKPGATAGGCAFDGAQIALLPIADVAHIVHGPIACAGSSWDNRGTRSSGAMLYRIGMTTDLTEQDIVMGRAEKRLFHAIKQAVDTYNPPAVFVYNTCVPALIGDDIEAICKAAEERCGVPVVPVDCAGFYGTKNLGNRIAGEAMVKYVVGTREPDPLPAESARPGITVHDVNLVGEYNIAGEFWHVLPLLDELGLRVLCTLSGDARFREVQTMHRAEVNMMVCSKAMINVARKLEKEFGTPWFEGSFYGITDTSQALRDFARVIDDPDLTRRTETLIAREEARIRAELAPWRERLAGKRVLLFTGGVKSWSVISALQDLGMVVVATGTKKSTEEDKARIRELMGPDTQVIEDGSPKALLSIVRDYRADILIAGGRNMYTALKAKIPFLDINQEREFGYAGYQGMLELVRQLALTIESPVWPAVRAPAPWKKAAAA, from the coding sequence ATGAAGTCCAATAAAGACATCGCCGAACTGCTCAACGAACCGGCCTGCGAGCACAACAAGAAGGAAAAGTCCGGCTGCGCCAAGCCCAAGCCGGGCGCCACCGCCGGCGGCTGCGCTTTCGACGGCGCGCAGATCGCCCTGCTGCCCATCGCGGACGTGGCCCACATCGTCCACGGCCCCATCGCCTGCGCCGGGTCGTCCTGGGACAACCGCGGCACGCGCTCGTCCGGCGCCATGCTGTACCGCATCGGCATGACCACCGACCTGACCGAACAGGACATCGTCATGGGCCGCGCGGAAAAGCGCTTGTTCCACGCCATCAAACAGGCGGTGGACACTTACAACCCGCCGGCGGTATTCGTCTACAACACCTGCGTGCCGGCCCTCATCGGCGACGACATCGAAGCCATCTGCAAAGCCGCCGAGGAACGCTGCGGCGTGCCGGTGGTGCCGGTGGACTGCGCCGGCTTCTACGGCACCAAGAACTTAGGGAATCGCATCGCCGGCGAAGCCATGGTCAAGTACGTGGTGGGCACCCGCGAACCGGACCCGCTGCCAGCCGAATCCGCCCGTCCCGGCATCACCGTGCACGACGTCAACCTGGTGGGCGAATACAACATCGCCGGCGAGTTCTGGCACGTGCTGCCGCTGCTGGACGAACTGGGCCTGCGCGTCTTGTGCACCCTGTCGGGCGACGCCCGTTTCCGCGAAGTGCAGACCATGCACCGCGCCGAGGTGAACATGATGGTGTGCTCCAAGGCCATGATCAACGTGGCGCGCAAGCTGGAGAAAGAGTTCGGCACGCCCTGGTTCGAAGGCAGCTTCTACGGCATCACCGACACCAGCCAGGCCCTGCGCGACTTCGCCCGCGTCATCGATGACCCCGATTTGACCCGCCGCACCGAGACCCTCATCGCCCGCGAGGAAGCCCGCATCCGCGCCGAACTGGCGCCCTGGCGCGAGCGGTTGGCCGGCAAGCGCGTGCTGCTGTTCACCGGCGGCGTGAAAAGCTGGTCGGTGATTTCCGCCTTGCAGGATTTGGGCATGGTGGTGGTCGCCACCGGCACCAAGAAGTCCACCGAGGAAGACAAGGCCCGCATCCGCGAGCTGATGGGGCCGGACACCCAGGTGATCGAGGACGGCTCGCCCAAAGCGCTACTCAGCATCGTCCGCGACTACCGGGCCGACATCCTCATCGCCGGCGGCCGCAACATGTACACCGCGCTGAAAGCCAAGATTCCCTTCCTGGACATCAACCAGGAGCGCGAATTCGGCTATGCCGGCTACCAGGGCATGCTGGAACTGGTGCGGCAGCTGGCGCTGACCATCGAAAGCCCGGTGTGGCCGGCGGTGCGCGCGCCGGCGCCGTGGAAAAAAGCCGCCGCCGCCTGA
- the grxD gene encoding Grx4 family monothiol glutaredoxin — protein MKTEDKIRRQIAENPVILYMKGVPEAPQCGFSAKASALLKETGVGFAYVDVLSAPFIREALPKVSHWPTFPQLFVAGELVGGSDIVEELAQQGRLQPLLAQAAVKPAEA, from the coding sequence ATGAAAACCGAAGACAAAATCCGCCGGCAAATCGCCGAGAACCCGGTGATCCTTTACATGAAAGGCGTGCCGGAGGCGCCGCAGTGCGGCTTTTCCGCCAAGGCTTCGGCGCTGCTGAAGGAAACCGGCGTCGGCTTCGCCTACGTCGACGTGCTGAGCGCGCCGTTCATCCGCGAAGCCCTGCCGAAAGTGTCCCATTGGCCGACTTTTCCCCAGTTGTTCGTGGCGGGCGAATTGGTGGGCGGCAGCGACATCGTCGAGGAGTTGGCCCAGCAAGGCCGGCTGCAGCCCCTGTTGGCGCAGGCGGCGGTCAAACCGGCGGAGGCTTAA
- the nifN gene encoding nitrogenase iron-molybdenum cofactor biosynthesis protein NifN yields MAEILKRNKALSVNPLKASQPVGGSLATLGFHKAIPMLHGSQGCTAFAKVYFVRHFREPIPLQTTAMDQVSSVMGADDNVVEGVKTIAEKSKPDLITVLTTGLSETQGTDVKRCVKDFRERYPELAGTAVVAVNTPDFAGCLETGYAATVEAILDTLVPEPAAAGTKPGKRPRQVNVLAGSFLTPGDLEALKELLESFELKPLVLPDIADSLDGHLTDADFSPTTVGGTPLEELATLGDARATLVVGASLRKAGQLLEQRTGVPSRYFDHLLGLAANDALVMALADIGERPVPHKIERQRAQLQDAMVDTHFMLGQLRVAIAADPDQLAAMACLVREMGAEVVAAVAAGNGPALAASGLSRVKIGDLEDLELLAGEQGAELVVGNSHAVPTAERLGLPILRCGFPLYDLLGGYQKTWIGYRGARQALFDLANLAVGDHSRHAVPVYRSLYAQKPDTEARSTPLESRRHVHGPTHAHL; encoded by the coding sequence ATGGCGGAAATCCTCAAGCGCAATAAAGCCCTGTCGGTGAATCCCCTGAAGGCCAGCCAGCCGGTGGGCGGCTCCCTGGCGACCCTGGGTTTCCACAAGGCCATCCCCATGCTGCACGGCTCGCAAGGCTGCACCGCTTTCGCCAAGGTGTACTTCGTGCGCCATTTCCGCGAGCCGATTCCGCTGCAGACCACCGCCATGGACCAGGTCAGCTCGGTCATGGGCGCCGACGACAACGTCGTCGAGGGCGTCAAGACCATCGCGGAAAAATCCAAACCGGACTTGATCACCGTGCTCACCACCGGCCTGTCGGAAACCCAGGGCACCGACGTGAAGCGCTGCGTCAAGGACTTCCGCGAACGCTACCCCGAACTGGCCGGCACCGCCGTGGTGGCGGTGAACACGCCGGACTTCGCCGGCTGCTTGGAAACCGGCTATGCCGCCACGGTAGAAGCCATCCTCGACACCCTGGTGCCCGAACCGGCCGCGGCCGGCACCAAGCCGGGCAAGCGCCCGCGCCAGGTCAACGTGCTGGCCGGCTCCTTCCTCACCCCGGGCGACCTGGAAGCGCTGAAAGAGTTGCTGGAGAGTTTCGAGCTGAAGCCCCTGGTGCTGCCGGACATCGCCGACTCGCTGGACGGGCACTTGACGGATGCCGACTTCAGCCCCACCACCGTGGGCGGCACGCCGCTGGAAGAGCTGGCCACCCTGGGCGATGCCCGCGCCACCCTGGTGGTGGGCGCCTCTTTGCGCAAAGCCGGCCAGTTGTTGGAACAGCGCACCGGCGTGCCCAGCCGTTATTTCGACCACTTGCTGGGCCTGGCCGCCAACGACGCCCTGGTCATGGCCTTGGCGGACATCGGCGAGCGCCCGGTGCCGCACAAAATCGAACGCCAGCGCGCCCAATTGCAGGACGCCATGGTGGACACCCATTTCATGCTGGGCCAGCTGCGCGTCGCCATCGCCGCCGATCCGGACCAACTGGCCGCCATGGCCTGTTTGGTGCGGGAGATGGGTGCAGAGGTGGTGGCGGCGGTGGCCGCCGGCAACGGCCCGGCCCTGGCCGCCTCCGGCCTGTCGCGCGTCAAGATCGGCGACCTGGAAGACCTGGAACTGCTGGCCGGCGAGCAAGGCGCGGAACTGGTCGTCGGCAACTCCCACGCCGTGCCCACCGCCGAGCGGCTGGGCCTGCCGATCCTGCGCTGCGGCTTCCCGTTGTACGACCTGCTGGGCGGCTACCAGAAAACCTGGATCGGCTACCGCGGCGCGCGCCAGGCCCTGTTCGACCTGGCCAACCTGGCCGTCGGCGACCACAGCCGCCACGCCGTGCCGGTTTACCGCTCCCTCTATGCCCAGAAGCCGGACACCGAAGCCCGTTCAACCCCGTTGGAGAGCCGCCGCCATGTCCATGGTCCGACGCATGCGCATTTGTGA
- a CDS encoding 4Fe4S-binding leucine-rich repeat protein, producing MSELGEDCTPQADCGACPYRQSLLADTRCRPGDVCVRAMSGRQIDRFFRRNPELADRYLADDFWERRAIAVRYASPAAIAPLARDVDEAVRRAVAYRLAPEALVRMMADDDREVRITVADRLPPDKLEAMAADADYMVRVYVARRLPAGRLFRLICDPDSQVRKEVAKRLPEPSLAFMAHDEDMQVRRIVAERMDGEAAALLLRDPEWLIRYIAVGKAPLEAVKGVLDDPVADVREAALERLAEREGAANGPNGPA from the coding sequence GTGTCGGAACTAGGCGAGGATTGCACCCCCCAAGCCGATTGCGGCGCGTGTCCCTACCGGCAAAGCTTGCTGGCCGATACCCGCTGCCGGCCGGGCGACGTGTGCGTGCGGGCCATGAGCGGCCGGCAGATCGACCGCTTTTTCCGGCGCAATCCGGAGCTGGCGGATCGTTACCTGGCCGACGATTTCTGGGAGCGGCGCGCCATCGCCGTGCGTTACGCCTCCCCGGCGGCCATAGCCCCGCTTGCGCGCGACGTCGACGAGGCGGTGCGCCGTGCCGTGGCTTACCGTCTGGCACCGGAGGCTTTGGTCCGGATGATGGCGGACGACGACCGCGAGGTGCGCATCACCGTGGCCGACCGACTGCCGCCGGACAAGCTGGAGGCCATGGCGGCCGACGCCGATTACATGGTGCGCGTCTACGTGGCGCGGCGCTTGCCGGCGGGCCGGCTGTTCCGCCTGATTTGCGATCCCGACAGCCAGGTGCGCAAGGAGGTCGCCAAGCGCCTGCCGGAGCCCAGCCTGGCTTTCATGGCCCACGACGAGGATATGCAGGTGCGGCGCATCGTCGCCGAACGCATGGACGGGGAGGCGGCGGCGCTGTTGTTGCGGGATCCCGAATGGCTGATCCGCTACATCGCCGTCGGCAAAGCGCCCCTGGAGGCGGTAAAGGGGGTGCTGGACGATCCGGTGGCCGATGTGCGGGAGGCGGCGCTGGAACGGCTGGCGGAGCGGGAGGGCGCCGCGAATGGCCCCAACGGGCCGGCGTAA
- a CDS encoding cupredoxin domain-containing protein, translated as MNRLFFLCGLIGWAAVAQAEGGTGRTFVATVDGNGVQRVEVVGGDYYFEPNHIVVKAGVPVELVVRKESGFTPHTFVMDAPSAGMRFNVDLGEPRAVRFTPSKPGVYGFYCDKQLLFFESHREKGMEGTLEVLE; from the coding sequence ATGAACAGGTTGTTTTTTCTCTGCGGACTGATCGGCTGGGCGGCCGTCGCCCAGGCGGAAGGCGGCACAGGCCGAACCTTCGTGGCGACCGTCGATGGAAACGGCGTCCAGCGGGTGGAAGTCGTCGGCGGCGACTATTACTTCGAACCCAACCACATCGTCGTCAAGGCCGGCGTGCCGGTGGAGCTGGTGGTGCGCAAGGAGTCCGGCTTCACGCCGCATACCTTTGTCATGGACGCGCCGTCCGCCGGGATGCGCTTCAACGTCGATCTGGGGGAGCCCCGGGCGGTGCGTTTCACTCCCTCCAAGCCCGGCGTCTACGGGTTTTATTGCGACAAGCAGTTGCTGTTCTTCGAGAGCCACCGGGAGAAAGGCATGGAGGGCACATTGGAAGTGCTGGAGTGA